One window of the Sander lucioperca isolate FBNREF2018 chromosome 5, SLUC_FBN_1.2, whole genome shotgun sequence genome contains the following:
- the LOC116055539 gene encoding PI-stichotoxin-Hcr2e-like isoform X1: MFFLLAVAVALGFPRTGLAHDERCLDFLKDSSCQSDGPRFFYNSTSSSCERLFGGCWSNRTTFSTLEGCEALCYGNATTSSPLTEDPGNSAFNVLFGIIVLLVVFLVIVAFVAFVVLVVQYCRHASSNGYQPLGSDL, from the exons ATGTTCTTCCTTCTGGCGGTGGCGGTGGCGCTGGGCTTCCCCCGGACTGGTCTGGCTCACGACG AACGGTGTCTGGACTTCTTGAAGGACAGCAGCTGCCAGTCAGACGGTCCCAGGTTCTTCTACAACAGCACCAGCTCCAGCTGTGAGAGGCTCTTTGGGGGCTGTTGGTCCAACAGGACCACCTTCAGTACTCTGGAGGGCTGTGAGGCTCTCTGCTATGGAAATG CTACTACAAGCAGCCCACTGACTGAGGATCCAG GCAACTCGGCCTTCAATGTTCTGTTCGGGATCATCGTGCTGCTGGTGGTCTTTTTGGTCATTGTCGCCTTTGTCGCCTTTGTCGTCCTCGTCGTGCAATACTGCAGACATGCATCTTCCAACGG
- the LOC116055538 gene encoding claudin-1-like produces MSPGLQVVGLILGVVSWCLQSSCTSSQVWKTRSQVESVSSSQWQFEGLWMSCAATSLGSVQCSKFKTVLGLPAHLQACRALMILSLLLGLASIIVSVLGLRCTKIGRTSERAKDQIALTGGVLFILSGVFTLTAVSWYAGRVIHDFYDRLYGGVRFELGTGLYLGWAASCLAILGGSMLCCSCRKTVPPTRQFSYHLSTTSQGQKIYRAAPASDSGSAKAYV; encoded by the exons ATGTCGCCGGGCCTGCAGGTTGTGGGTCTGATTCTGGGCGTGGTGTCCTGGTGTCTCCAGTCCAGCTGCACGTCGTCCCAGGTGTGGAAGACGCGGAGCCAGGTGGAGTCGGTGAGCAGCAGCCAGTGGCAGTTTGAGGGTCTGTGGATGAGCTGCGCGGCCACGTCGCTCGGCTCCGTGCAGTGCAGCAAGTTCAAGACGGTGCTGGGCCTGCCGG cccaCCTGCAGGCGTGCCGGGCTCTGATGATCCTGTCTCTGCTGCTCGGCCTCGCCTCCATCATCGTCTCCGTTCTGGGACTCCGCTGCACCAAGATCGGCCGGACCTCGGAGCGCGCCAAGGACCAGATCGCCCTGACGGGAGgagtcctcttcatcctctccg GCGTCTTCACTCTGACGGCCGTGTCCTGGTACGCCGGCAGAGTCATCCACGACTTCTACGACCGCTTGTACGGCGGAGTCAG gtttgAGCTGGGTACTGGTCTGTATCTGGGCTGGGCGGCCTCCTGTCTGGCCATCCTGGGAGGATCCATGCTCTGCTGCTCCTGCAGGAAGACTGTCCCCCCCACACG CCAGTTCTCCTACCACCTCTCCACCACCAGCCAGGGCCAGAAGATCTACCGAGCAGCTCCGGCCTCGGACAGCGGCAGCGCCAAAGCTTACGTCTAA
- the LOC116055561 gene encoding presenilins-associated rhomboid-like protein, mitochondrial — protein sequence MNHLPGLPCSTMAWRSCAVLFRLTGEDVFRSSARGGSFQQRCGFRKVSKKPESKKVEEELAPPKLPESSEAVAPRRTPVAPLLAPQASPASPRAFSRLVRPLIFTVGFTGCSFGAAAIWQYESLKSRVQTYFDELRADWLEKLRPQKRGDVRKEINQWWNSLSEGQRTVTGIITANVVVFLCWRVPSLQRSMIKYFTANPASKTLCSPMLLSTFSHFSFLHMAANMYVLWSFSSSAVSMLGREQFMAVYLSAGVVSSFASYVCKTATGRFGPSLGASGAIMTVLAAVCTKMPEAKLAIIFLPMFSFTAANALKAIVAMDTAGVVLGWRFFDHAAHLGGALFGVWYILFGHELIWKNREPFVKLWHDLRTGGGPGGGDGSDGGTGAA from the exons ATGAACCACCTGCCGGGGTTACCGTGCTCCACCATGGCGTGGAGGAGCTGCGCGGTTCTGTTCAGACTGACCGGAGAAGATGTTTTCCGGAGCTCCGCGAGGGGAGGCAG CTTCCAGCAGCGATGCGGCTTCAGGAAAGTCTCCAAGAAACCTGAATCTAAGAaggtggaggaggagctggCCCCCCCCAAACTCCCAGAATCCTCGGAGGCTGTGGCCCCCCGCCGGACCCCAGTAGCCCCCCTCCTGGCGCCGCAGGCCTCCCCCGCCTCGCCACGGGCCTTCAGCCGCCTCGTCAGGCCGCTCATCTTCACCGTGGGG TTCACAGGCTGCTCGTTCGGCGCCGCCGCCATCTGGCAGTACGAGTCCCTCAAGTCCCGAGTCCAGACCTACTTCGACGAGCTGCGAGCTGATTGGCTGGAGAAGCTGCGGCCGCAGAAACGCGGAGACGTCCGCAAAGAG ATCAACCAATGGTGGAACAGCTTGAGTGAGGGTCAGAGGACGGTCACAG GGATCATTACAGCGAACGTCGTCGTGTTCTTGTGTTGGAGGGTGCCGTCTCTGCAGCGCTCCATGATCAAATACTTCACAGCCAACCCGGCATCCA agACTCTGTGCTCCCCGATGCTCCTCTCCACCTTCAGCCACTTCTCCTTCCTCCACATGGCGGCCAACATGTACGTCCTGTGGAGCTTCTCGTCCAGCGCCGTCTCCATGCTCGGCCGGGAGCAGTTCATGGCCGTCTACCTGTCTGCAG gTGTAGTTTCTTCGTTTGCCAGTTATGTGTGTAAGACGGCCACCGGGAGGTTCGGGCCGTCTCTGGGCGCC TCCGGCGCCATCATGACCGTCCTCGCCGCCGTCTGCACCAAAATGCCCGAAGCCAAACTGGCCATCATCTTCCTGCCCATGTTCAGCTTCACGGCCGCCAAC gctCTGAAAGCCATCGTAGCCATGGATACGGCCGGCGTGGTGTTGGGATGGAGGTTCTTCGACCATGCGGCTCATTTAGGAGGAGCCCTGTTTGGAGT CTGGTACATCCTGTTCGGTCACGAGTTGATCTGGAAGAACCGAGAACCGTTCGTTAAGCTCTGGCACGACCTGAGAACGGGCGGCGGCCCGGGGGGCGGAGACGGCTCCGACGGAGGCACGGGCGCCGCGTAG